The Pseudomonas pergaminensis nucleotide sequence GCGCTTGGCTTGCTCTTCGAACAGCTCGGCCGGCAGTTGGTCAGGCTTGATGTTGCCACCAAACTGCTGAACAGCTTGAACGCGCAGGCGATCCACTTCGTTGGACAGCAGAGCCTTAGGCACTTCGATCGGGTTGGCGGCCAGCAGACCGTCCATGACCTGGTTCTTGACCTTGGACTTGATGGCCTGACGCAGCTCGCGCTCCATGTTCTTGCGAACTTCGGTGCGGAAGCCTTCGATACCGGTTTCCTTGATGCCGAATTGGGCGAAGAATTCTTCGTTCAGCTCTGGCAGCTTAGGCTCGGACACGCTGTTGACGGTCACGGTGAACTCGGCGGCTTTGCCAGCCAGGTCCAGGTTCTGGTAGTCAGCAGGGAAAGTCAGGTTCAGAACGCGCTCTTCGCCAGCCTTGGCGCCAACCAGGCCGTCTTCGAAGCCCGGGATCATGCGGTTGGAACCCAGCACCAGCTGAGTGCCCTTGGCGGAGCCACCAGCGAACACTTCGCCGTCAACCTTGCCAACGAAATCGATGTTCAGCTGGTCTTCGTTCTGGGCAGCACGGTCGGCCACTTCGAAACGAGTGTTCTGCTTGCGCAGGATTTCCAGCATGTTGTCCAGGTCCGAATCAGCCACTTCGGCGCTCAGGCGCTCGATGGCGATACCGTCGAAACCGGCCACTTCAAACTCAGGGAACACTTCGAATACGGCAACGTATTCCAGGTCTTTGCCAGCTTCCAGCGACTTAGGCTCGATCGACGGCGAACCAGCCGGGTTCAGCTTGTGCTCAACGACCGCTTCGTAGAAAGAAGCCTGGATCACGTCACCCACAGCTTCCTGGCGCGCATCGGCACCAAAACGGCGCTTGATTTCGCTCATTGGCACTTTGCCTGGACGGAAACCAGCGATCTTGGCCTTTTGGGCAGTCTGCTGCAGACGCTTGTTGACCGCAGTCTCGATGCGCTCAGCCGGCACGGTGATGCTCAGGCGACGCTCGATAGCAGTAGTATTTTCAACAGAAACTTGCATGGATATTCCTCGTTGCACAGACGTTAGCCGGCCATTTCCGACCCCAATCAAGGGCATGCATTCTAGTGGGTCAAACTCAAGAAGTCACCCTACTGGAAATACGCCCGAAAACAGCCGGCAATTTATCGGTACGAAGGCACTGATGCACCCCGCCCCGGTGACAAATACAGCCCATCACGCCAGGGCTCTGCGCCGCCCCTTCTATATATAGAAGAAGTCGTCATCCATCTCCCTGACGGCCAACCCCGCAAACAGGGCTGGCTGGCAGCGCAGCATCATCGAGATACACAAATACGATGAAACGCCCTGCCGTCGCACCCCATTACCTGCAGGCGCTGGATATTTCGAACCGCTAAAACCAAAAAAGGCGCCAGACTGTTAAATCTGGCGCCTTTCGAATATGGGGTGGACGAAGGGGATCGAACCCTCGACAACGGGAGTCACAATCCCGTGCTCTACCAACTGAGCTACGCCCACCATATTGCGTTAACAAAGAAACCAAACCACTTCTTCTTTGTTGAGCCCTACCCTGTTTTTCAACGGGGCCAAGCTTTATTTGGTGCGGATGAAGAGACTCGAACTCTTACGCCTCGCGGCGCTGGAACCTAAATCCAGTGTGTCTACCAATTCCACCACATCCGCGCTTGAAGCTCTTAAAGCAAAGGCGCCAGACGATTAATCTGGCGCCTTTTAAAAATATGGGGTGGACGAAGGGGATCGAACCCTCGACAACGGGAGTCACAATCCCGTGCTCTACCAACTGAGCTACGCCCACCATATAGCGCTACTTGTGCCAAAGCTGCCTGATGGCGCACCCGGCAGGACTCGAACCTGCGACCATCCGCTTAGAAGGCGGATGCTCTATCCAGCTGAGCTACGGGCGCCTGATTAATCTGTACTCTTGGAGGATTACAAACTAAGTGCTTCCAGCCTTGCAGAACAACACGCCATTCTGCTCGACCTTCTTAACCAGTGCTAGGCTGTGCCCGACAAGTGCGACGAATAGTATAGACGCCCTCGAAACCCGTCAAATCTTTTTTGAAAAAAACTGATTTTATTTAAGGGGTTAGGGCAATTTGCAGACCAAGCGCCTTTGCCCTCACGTCCTGGCATGCGAGAATGCGCGCACTTTTCTTCCCCCTCTCGATGGTTAATCACGCGTAATGACTGCACAACTTATCGACGGCAAATCAATCGCCGCCAGCCTGCGCCAGCAGATCGCCAAACGAGTCACCGAGCGCAGCCAGCAAGGCCTGCGCACGCCGGGCCTCGCGGTGATCCTGGTCGGCAGCGATCCTGCCTCTCAGGTTTATGTCTCGCACAAGCGTAAAGACTGTGAAGAGGTCGGCTTTATTTCCAAGGCCTACGACTTGCCTTCCGAGACCACCCAGCAGGCCCTTACCGACCTGATCGACGGCCTCAACGACGATCCGGCGATCGACGGCATCCTGCTCCAATTGCCACTGCCCGAGCACCTGGACGCCTCCAAACTGCTGGAGCGCATTCGCCCGGACAAGGATGTCGATGGTTTCCACCCTTATAATGTCGGCCGCCTGGCCCAGCGTATCCCGCTGCTGCGCCCGTGCACCCCGAAAGGCATCATGACCTTGCTGGAAAGCACTGGTGTCGACCTGTACGGCCTCGACGCCGTGGTCGTCGGCGCGTCCAACATCGTCGGTCGCCCGATGGCCATGGAACTGCTGCTGGCCGGCTGCACCGTGACCGTCACCCACCGCTTCACCAAGGACC carries:
- the tig gene encoding trigger factor, with the translated sequence MQVSVENTTAIERRLSITVPAERIETAVNKRLQQTAQKAKIAGFRPGKVPMSEIKRRFGADARQEAVGDVIQASFYEAVVEHKLNPAGSPSIEPKSLEAGKDLEYVAVFEVFPEFEVAGFDGIAIERLSAEVADSDLDNMLEILRKQNTRFEVADRAAQNEDQLNIDFVGKVDGEVFAGGSAKGTQLVLGSNRMIPGFEDGLVGAKAGEERVLNLTFPADYQNLDLAGKAAEFTVTVNSVSEPKLPELNEEFFAQFGIKETGIEGFRTEVRKNMERELRQAIKSKVKNQVMDGLLAANPIEVPKALLSNEVDRLRVQAVQQFGGNIKPDQLPAELFEEQAKRRVVLGLIVAEVVKQFDLKPDEDRVREMIQEMASAYQEPEQVVAWYYKNDQQLNEVRSVVLEEQVVDTVLQKAKVTDKAVSYEEAVKPAEAAQAD
- the folD gene encoding bifunctional methylenetetrahydrofolate dehydrogenase/methenyltetrahydrofolate cyclohydrolase FolD — protein: MTAQLIDGKSIAASLRQQIAKRVTERSQQGLRTPGLAVILVGSDPASQVYVSHKRKDCEEVGFISKAYDLPSETTQQALTDLIDGLNDDPAIDGILLQLPLPEHLDASKLLERIRPDKDVDGFHPYNVGRLAQRIPLLRPCTPKGIMTLLESTGVDLYGLDAVVVGASNIVGRPMAMELLLAGCTVTVTHRFTKDLAGHVGRADLVVVAAGKPGLVKGEWIKEGAIVIDVGINRQDDGKLVGDVVYETALPRAGWITPVPGGVGPMTRACLLENTLYAAETLHD